A stretch of the Melanotaenia boesemani isolate fMelBoe1 chromosome 24, fMelBoe1.pri, whole genome shotgun sequence genome encodes the following:
- the LOC121635475 gene encoding acyl-CoA-binding protein-like yields the protein MDESFKKAAEEVTVLKQKPDNRELSALYGLYKQATVGDVTAERPGMLDFTGKAKWDAWNERKGLSSEEAKGAYIDLVEKLKGKYGI from the exons ATGGAT GAGTCCTTTAAGAAAGCAGCCGAGGAGGTGACAGTACTGAAGCAGAAACCGGATAACAGAGAACTGAGTGCACTGTACGGTTTATACAAGCAAGCCACTGTTGGTGACGTTACCGCAG AACGTCCAGGAATGTTGGATTTCACAGGAAAAGCTAAATGGGATGCCTGGAATGAAAGAAAAG GTTTGTCCAGCGAAGAAGCAAAGGGAGCTTACATTGATTTGGTGGAGAAGCTGAAAGGAAAATATGGAATCTAG